The Vibrio cyclitrophicus sequence GCGACTGCGATACTGGCTAAAGCGATAGGTATGAAGGTCATTTTTGCAGAGCGTAAAGGGGTAGATTCTTGTCGAGAGGGGTATCTGCCTTTTGATACTGTGTTGCAGCAAGCGGATGCGATCAGCTTACATTGTCCGTTGACCGAAGCGACTCGAAACCTGATTTCAGAGCAAGAGTTAGCAATGATGAAACCAAGCGCGGTGCTGATCAATGCGGGGCGTGGAGGGCTTGTCGATGAACAAGCTTTGGTTGAGGCTTTGGTAAATCATCAGATTGCGGGTGCAGGCATGGATGTGTTTACACAAGAGCCAGCAGACAACTCGAATCCACTATTGGCTAACAGTCACTTACCTAACTTACTGCTAACACCACATGTGGCGTGGGGCAGTGACAGCTCAATTCAAAAACTGTCGGATATCTTAATGGATAACATCGAGGCATTTGTTGAGGGTAAGCCACAGAACTTAGTGAGTTAGTTCATTCATGATATGAGTGGCTTTATGGACGCCAATTAAGCGTTTCAGAAACAAAAAGGTTGGCTTTTAGGCCAACCTTTTTAGGTGTTTATCTTAACGTTTATCGAACGGGTTAACCTTGAGGCTTAACCACTAACACATTGATTGGTGAGTTCTGTACGACTTTACTCGCGACTGAACCCAGTACAACTTTGTCGATTTTTGAACGCTTGTGGCTAGGCATGACGATAAGGTCAGCACCAAGTTTTTCCGCGTAATCTAAAATCGTTGTGTAAGTCTTGCCTTCGGCAACGTGAACTTTATACACCACTTCATCGTCAATGTGCTTGTCAGCAAACTCTTTCAGCTGATTTTTAACATCAAGCTTCATTTGGTTCGCCGCATCTTTCGGGAAGTAAGATGCAACCATCGACATGTGAATGCCAGGTAATACGTTCAAGATGTGGATTTCAGCATTACTGTGTTTCGCGTGCCATACCGCTAGCTCGACTGCTTTATCAGAAAAGCCTTTGTCGTTAAGATCAACGGGAACAAGGATTTGTCTATACATGTATTCGTCTCTTTTTGAGCAGCGCTTAGCCAATACCAAACGCTGTAATTATCTTTTCCATGTAGTAAAAAAGCCAAATA is a genomic window containing:
- a CDS encoding universal stress protein, whose protein sequence is MYRQILVPVDLNDKGFSDKAVELAVWHAKHSNAEIHILNVLPGIHMSMVASYFPKDAANQMKLDVKNQLKEFADKHIDDEVVYKVHVAEGKTYTTILDYAEKLGADLIVMPSHKRSKIDKVVLGSVASKVVQNSPINVLVVKPQG